A single window of Aspergillus flavus chromosome 4, complete sequence DNA harbors:
- a CDS encoding tetrapyrrole methylase codes for MLYLVGLGLADETDITVKGLEVVKRAERVYLEAYTSILLVNKEKLEAFYGRPVIEADREKVESGSDEILAGADKTDVAFLVVGDPFGATTHTDLVLRARELGIESKVIPNASIMSGIGCTGLQLYNFGQTVSMVFFTENWKPSSYYDKIKENISLGLHTLVLLDIKVKEQSYENMARGRLIYEPPRYMTVAQCASQMLETEEERKEGVYGPDSLAVGAARVGAPDQKLVVGTLKELAEVEMGAPLHSLVLLGRRAHDLEKDYIREFAVDKATFDASWQKGYGATS; via the exons ATGCTCTACCTCGTTGGGTTGGGTCTTGCCGATGAGACTGACATTACTGTCAAAGGCTTAGAGGTGGTGAAAAGGGCGGAAAGGGTCTACCTCGAAGCATATACAAGTATTCTGCTCGTCAACAAAGAGAAACTA GAAGCTTTCTATGGACGTCCTGTTATTGAAGCAGACCGTGAAAAGGTCGAGAGCGGAAGCGATGAGATTCTCGCTGGAGCAGATAAAACAGATGTTGCATTCCTAGTCGTCGGCGATCCTTTTGG CGCCACCACCCATACGGACCTCGTTCTGCGCGCCCGTGAACTGGGCATCGAATCTAAGGTCATCCCGAACGCATCGATCATGTCCGGTATTGGTTGCACGGGACTGCAATTGTATAACTTCGGTCAAACTGTCAGCATGGTTTTCTTCACAGAAAACTGGAAGCCCTCGTCATACTACGATAAGATTAAGGAGAACATTTCACTGGGCCTTCACACCCTCGTGCTCTTGGACATTAAGGTCAAGGAGCAGTCGTACGAGAACATGGCCCGAGGACGCCTGATCTACGAGCCTCCGAGATATATGACCGTTGCGCAGTGCGCCAGTCAGATGTTGGAGACCGAGGAGGAGCGCAAGGAAGGTGTTTATGGACCTGACAGCCTCGCGGTCGGAGCTGCGAGAGTTGGAGCCCCGGACCAGAAATTGGTCGTCGGAACTCTGAAGGAATTGGCAGAGGTCGAGATGGGCGCACCTCTTCACAGTCTCGTTCTCCTGGGAAGGAGGGCGCATGACTTAGAGAAGGACTACATTCGAGAATTTGCCGTGGACAAAGCGACTTTTGATGCCAGTTGGCAGAAGGGTTACGGCGCTACTTCATGA
- a CDS encoding putative SAGA-like transcriptional regulatory complex subunit Spt3, protein MSTDRTPKYRQEIQQMMFVSGETAEPSVETTTLIEEIVRQQVVEILARSTTLATRRGVRSISTDDLIFLIRHDKAKVSRLKTFLSWKDVRKNVKDSDDKGGADAAEFAGADDPLAGGVVAGPQDVASKPKNKRARVGLAWDVNSFYSVQVPERDDEEDEEEEEQNYATLQRLAAADERTKHMTKEEYVFWSECRQASFTYRKSKRFREWAGFGIVTESKPNDDIVDILGFLTFEIVQTLTEEALKVKEREDREKNRRGGAENDSGETKKRKRETGLFDPPEEGRTPVEPKHIREAYRKLQATPNKNIAMLLHNGRVPARMPLRLVSSLIPL, encoded by the exons ATGTCGACCGATCGAACTCCGAAGTATCGGCAGGAAATCCAGCAG ATGATGTTCGTCTCTGGTGAGACTGCCGAGCCATCAGTGGAAACAACTACTCTGATAGAAGAGATCGTTCGCCAGCAAGTCGTTGAGATT CTCGCACGAAGTACAACGCTGGCAACACGACGAGGTGTTCGCTCTATTTCGACTGACGATTTGATCTTTCTCATTCGACATGACAAGGCCAAGGTCTCGCGCCTGAAGACTTTCCTTTCCTGGAAAGATGTCCGCAAGAATGTCAAAGATTCAGATGACAAAGGCGGTGCCGACGCTGCTGAATTTGCAGGAGCCGATGACCCTCTTGCAGGGGGTGTCGTCGCTGGGCCGCAGGATGTCGCTTCGAAGCCGAAAAATAAGAGGGCCCGTGTTGGTCTCGCATGGGATGTGAACAGTTTCTACTCGGTCCAGGTTCCAGAGCgagatgacgaggaagacgaagaggaggaggagcagaacTATGCAACCCTCCAGCGTCTTGCTGCAGCAGATGAACGAACCAAGCACATGACGAAGGAAGAGTACGTGTTTTGGTCCGAATGTCGTCAAGCATCCTTCACCTATCGTAAGAGCAAGCGTTTTCGTGAGTGGGCCGGTTTTGGTATCGTAACCGAATCGAAGCCCAACGACGATATTGTCGATATCCTTGGTTTCCTCACGTTCGAGATCGTCCAAACTTTGACCGAGGAAGCCCTTAAAGTTAAAGAACGCGAAGACCGAGAGAAGAATCGTCGAGGAGGTGCCGAAAATGACTCGGGCGAGACTAAGAAGCGTAAGCGCGAAACTGGCCTCTTCGATCCTCCTGAGGAGGGCCGAACACCGGTTGAACCGAAGCATATCCGTGAAGCATATCGTAAACTTCAAGCAACTCCGAACAAGAATATCGCAATGCTTCTCCACAATGGGCGCGTTCCAGCACGGATGCCTTTGAGACTGGTAAGCTCACTTATCCCACTTTGA
- a CDS encoding putative NAD dependent epimerase/dehydratase, which produces MSLTYSDNLAPQPWTDVFTDDTCIDRRKCHRTVPMKVLALGVGRTGTASLRIALERLGYLKCYHMMSASVENPPDCLMWHDALLAKYDGVGEFGRKEWDQLLGECQAVCDWPACAFAKELIEAYPNAKVILTTRDVDSWHASVMKTVFWRVSDPEHSFVSNFSWAASMYYPMLNKFFETFFRGDFPNKGKQVYQDHVDEVRSLVPPERLLEYKISDGWGPLCEFLGEDVPDTPFPRGNDMADFFKRCRTRNRHQMMNAALQAVTMGGALLATGLAATMAFKRFCR; this is translated from the exons ATGTCTTTGACCTACTCGGACAATCTTGCTCCTCAGCCCTGGACCGATGTCTTCACAGACGACACATGTATTGACAGGCGCAAGTGCCACCGGACCGTGCCCATGAAGGTGCTGGCACTCGGCGTTGGAAGAACGGGAACAGCATCTCTCCGCATCGCTCTGGAGCGCCTCGGATACCTGAAGTGCTACCATATGATGTCCGCTAGTGTGGAGAACCCTCCTGACTGCTTGATGTGGCACGATGCCCTACTCGCCAAGTATGATGGTGTGGGTGAGTTTGGAAGGAAGGAATGGGACCAGTTGCTGGGAGAGTGTCAG GCTGTCTGCGATTGGCCCGCCTGTGCTTTTGCTAAAGAGTTGATTGAAGCCTACCCTAATGCTAAGGTTATATTGACTACTCGTGATGTGGACTCGTGGCATGC ATCTGTCATGAAGACTGTCTTTTGGCGTGTGAGCGATCCTGAACACAGCTTTGTTTCGAACTTCAGCTGGGCTGCCAGCATGTACTACCCTATGTTGAACAAGTTTTTCGAGACCTTCTTCCGCGGGGACTTCCCCAACAAGGGCAAGCAGGTGTACCAGGATCACGTCGACGAAGTCCGCAGCCTGGTCCCACCTGAGCGCCTGTTGGAGTACAAGATCAGCGATGGCTGGGGCCCTCTGTGTGAATTTCTGGGAGAAGATGTCCCCGATACTCCATTTCCCCGTGGAAATGACATGGCCGATTTCTTCAAGCGTTGCCGTACCCGCAATAGGCACCAGATGATGAACGCTGCCCTGCAAGCTGTCACGATGGGTGGAGCGCTCCTGGCGACCGGATTGGCCGCTACTATGGCTTTCAAGCGCTTCTGTCGGTGA
- a CDS encoding DUF292 domain protein produces MPPTPQTTKLTSTLHLLIPRLRLLQKKSTASSVVQRRELSHLLSENKDASARIRVENVIATDIAVEVMEMVELYCELILARANVLDQNAFSEKGVEARNRAKEAWVEMRRKEQGLGSSPGSAASGGDAAGSGKRSGFGFGALFGGGGSKREETVAMESTGVQGVGDAAYIDSALDEAAAAIFYAYPRFPADVRELTILRGLLADRYGKEFMTLAQDDRFPEADGLKVPERLVKGLRVKPPSQELVDSYLREIARAYGVAWGGDAEELGEAPAEFVDGDGDDDATAGGDVPVTPRKEGRPADVERRMSETAELNRATPPKGLQSGKSPVSVAPPGPRSDNPNPRVKVPDGNGKGEAEVEPRSPSKTTKGGIPELDELTRRFAALKR; encoded by the exons ATGCCCCCCACCCCCCAAACA ACAAAACTAACCTCaaccctccacctcctcatcccgCGCCTCCGTCTCCTCCAAAAGAAATCCACCGCCAGCTCCGTAGTCCAACGCCGCGAACTCTCCCACCTCCTATCCGAAAACAAAGACGCGAGCGCCCGCATCCGCGTCGAAAATGTCATCGCCACCGACATCGCCGTCGAAGTCATGGAAATGGTCGAACTATACTGCGAGCTGATCCTTGCGCGGGCGAACGTGCTAGACCAGAACGCTTTCAGCGAGAAGGGCGTGGAGGCCCGGAATCGGGCCAAGGAGGCGTGGGTGGAGATGAGGCGGAAGGAACAGGGTCTGGGTTCTAGTCCTGGGTCTGCGGCTAGTGGTGGGGATGCTGCGGGGAGTGGGAAGAGGTCGGGGTTTGGGTTCGGGGCGctttttggtggtggggggTCCAAGAGGGAGGAGACGGTGGCTATGGAGTCTACGGGGGTGCAGGGTGTGGGCGATGCGGCGTATATTGATTCGGCGTTGGATGAGGCTGCGGCGGCGATTTTTTATGCCTATCCTCGGTTTCCGGCTGATGTGAGGGAGTTGACTATCCTGAGGGGGTTGTTGGCGGATCGCTATGGGAAGGAGTTTATGACGCTGGCGCAGGATGATCGGTTTCCCGAGGCGGATGGGTTGAAGGTCCCTGAGAGATTGGTGAAGGGGTTGAGGGTGAAGCCTCCGTCGCAGGAGTTGGTGGATAGTTATTTGAGGGAGATTGCGAGGGCGTACGGAGTTGCGTGGGGAGGGGATGCGGAGGAGCTGGGGGAGGCGCCCGCGGAGTTtgtggatggtgatggtgatgatgatgctacTGCGGGGGGTGATGTGCCGGTGACACCGCGGAAGGAGGGCCGGCCGGCTGATGTCGAACGGAGAATGTCTGAGACGGCGGAGTTGAATCGTGCTACGCCGCCCAAGGGATTGCAGTCCGGGAAGAGTCCGGTCAGTGTTGCGCCGCCGGGACCCCGGTCTGATAATCCGAATCCGCGCGTGAAGGTTCCGGACGGGAATGGGAAGGGGGAGGCCGAGGTAGAGCCCAGGAGTCCCTCGAAGACGACTAAAGGAGGGATTCCAGAGTTGGATGAGTTGACCAGACGCTTTGCGGCACTGAAGAGGTAG
- a CDS encoding AP-2 complex subunit sigma (AP-2 adaptor complex subunit sigma, putative), which produces MVLSFILVQNRQGKTRLAKWYAPYSDEEKVKLKGEVHRLVAPRDQKYQSNFVEFKRSTKIVYRRYAGLFFCACVDATDNELAYLEAIHFFVEVLDQFFGNVCELDLVFNFYKVYAILDEVFLAGEIEETSKQVVLTRLEHLDKLE; this is translated from the exons ATGGTTCTTTCATTCATATTGGTCCAGAACCGACA GGGCAAAACACGCCTTGCAAAATGGTATGCGCCGTACAGC gatgaggagaaagtCAAGCTCAAAGGCGAG GTCCATCGCCTGGTAGCACCAAGAGATCAGAAATATCAATCCAACTTTGTCGAGTTCAAGCGGAGTACGAAGATCGTCTACCGGAGATATGCGGGGCTGTTCTTTTGCGCCTGTGTCGATGCTACCGATAATGAACTGGCGTATCTCGAGGCCATCCATTTCTTTGTCGAAGTTCTAGATCAGTTCTTTGGGAATGTGTGCGAGCTGGATCTAGTGTTCAATTTCTACAAG GTGTACGCGATTCTAGACGAAGTATTTCTGGCAGGTGAAATTGAAGAGACAAGCAAGCAAGTCGTATTGACGAGGCTGGAACATTTGGACAAACTGGAGTGA
- a CDS encoding ASST-domain-containing protein translates to MAALLVGLLCCLPGVFAEIDSVFRSRPDLYPPALTIEHSVPGKVTPGYIFVGPYEAANSGPYIYDNEGVREDHLCFFQGAQQNGYCRGHGVIMDNRYRTVKTVVPGGGMASSDMHEFLPINDGKTALLTVYQQRQFDMSLWNVKTGMGWLMESIFQEVDVETNEVLFEWKSLDHVDPTVSYTYPGHTDTSGTGLDPRSPWDYFHINSIDKNQEGDYLISSRHTSAIYKISGQNGSVIWQLHGANPSFTNINFSFSQQHDARFLNENGTHTLLSLYNNGFNGFNKTHEYSSGMLILIDHVAKTATQLHEYAPLNNNMLSSSQGNMQVLPNHNVFIGWGNNAYISEHDQNGNLLLWGYIDKDRIMNYRAQKFQWDGMPTDVPALWTYSRSTEPFSSLTLYVSWNGATRVRYWRFYGAMNMTGPYALLNQVTKKGFETSYTFPHYYPWTYAEAVDLEGKVLGKSRHKFTFTPSRELQQYCANDMCENAQAYGLPGEEGASAFIPPLGLTTVPWVDPENPEAHYDWGESSEPASQPLDEAKETLKIAYDRGWFVPVLAVGVAAIGVYMVVRKCRLQRPHAYPVKERRSFEPLDDAIDERKQPDEMSDMPWWHWRRWTGASDGPHYFPLREPDSSRNEDLDLQQSSRLRSISTSSNSPVPTPALTPTHQRTFSHSNSKNRNARHTRTTSWTSGHDGGEPSPLDFPAQQRRRRESNISLADLSEGSSDRYGDDSDDRMALRNTSFEQSGHARNRSQSHAQASFMQPQQFSADPPPRPGPVTWMTLPRKKQLALLGLCRVFDFLQIASLQAYMFYQLKSFDEGLSDADVSTQAGILQGAFTAAQFATAIPWGRVADAEWGGRKFVLLVGLLGTAVSCLGVAFATSFAQAVFWRSFGGAINGTVGIIRTMIAENVKEKKYHSRAFLILPIGFNIASLFGPVMGGMLADPVRSYPALFGPNSSFGGANGVQWLERYPYALPMLANAVFLSFAAFCVGIGLEETLEACKGKPGLGVFTARIFARGIRAVVPSSSPLYQRLPFADYDEEGPLLSNRRDPTESYELEEKAAKPRHKRTLPFHRLWTKNVLCTLLAQAFFDFQMGAFNNLWLLFLSSPRYDSNDPAAPAQRLPFIFTGGLGMLPQSVGFATAILGVIGMLLQFTVYPAINSRLGTAKSYQYFLTLFPLAYAFAPYIALAPSSAPPPGQANGPWVWFSIIVVLFLQVTARTFTLPTSIILLNNCSPHPSVLGTIHGIGQSVSSAFRTIGPIFSGSWYGYGLEIGTVGFAWWLIALVSVFGCVAAIFVYEGSGHEIILPGEEDEFNDRH, encoded by the exons ATGGCCGCTCTTTTGGTCGGGTTACTCTGCTGTTTGCCGGGGGTCTTCGCAGAGATAGATTCTGTATTTCGATCG AGACCCGATTTATATCCCCCGGCCCTCACGATAGAGCACAGCGTTCCCGGCAAGGTTACTCCAGGATATATCTTTGTCGGCCCGTATGAAGCGGCTAACTCAGGTCCTTATATTTATGATAATGAGGGCGTAC GGGAAGAccatctttgtttcttccaagGTGCTCAACAGAATGGATACTGCCGGGGCCATGGCGTCATCATGGACAATCGGTATCGCACCGTGAAGACTGTCGTCCCGGGGGGCGGAATGGCGTCGAGCGATATGCATGAGTTTTTACCCATTAACGACGGCAAGACAGCACTTCTGACTGTGTATCAACAGCGCCAGTTCGACATGAGCTTATGGAATGTCAAGACTGGTATGGGATGGTTGATGGAGAGCATCTTCCAGGAAGTGGACGTGGAAACCAACGAGGTGCTGTTTGAGTGGAAGTCGCTTGACCATGTTGACCCTACAGTTAGCTACACCTATCCTGGTCATACTGACACTTCGGGAACGGGGCTGGATCCGCGCTCCCCGTGGGATTATTTTCACATCAACTCCATCGATAAGAATCAGGAAGGTGATTACCTGATCTCGTCACGACACACGAGCGCGATCTACAAAATTTCCGGCCAGAATGGGTCAGTGATCTGGCAGTTGCACGGCGCCAACCCGTCCTTCACGAATATCAACTTTAGCTTCTCCCAGCAACACGACGCACGATTCCTGAACGAAAACGGCACCCACACCCTCCTTTCCTTGTATAATAACGGCTTCAACGGGTTCAACAAAACACACGAATATTCCTCCGGTATGCTCATTTTGATCGACCATGTGGCTAAGACCGCCACTCAGCTGCACGAATATGCCCCACTAAACAACAACATGCTCAGCTCGAGTCAGGGCAACATGCAGGTGTTGCCGAACCACAATGTATTTATCGGATGGGGGAACAATGCGTACATCTCCGAGCATGACCAGAACGGCAACCTGCTGCTGTGGGGATACATTGATAAGGATAGGATCATGAACTATCGCGCTCAGAAATTCCAGTGGGACGGGATGCCGACGGACGTGCCCGCTCTGTGGACTTATTCTCGATCGACCGAGCCGTTCTCCTCACTTACCTTGTACGTCAGTTGGAACGGCGCAACACGAGTGAGATACTGGCGGTTCTACGGGGCGATGAACATGACGGGCCCGTATGCGTTGTTGAACCAGGTGACGAAGAAGGGATTCGAAACAAGTTACACCTTCCCGCATTACTACCCATGGACGTACGCGGAGGCCGTAGATCTCGAGGGCAAGGTGTTGGGCAAGTCGCGGCATAAGTTTACGTTTACGCCTTCCAGGGAACTCCAACAATACTGCGCGAACGACATGTGCGAAAATGCTCAGGCGTATGGACTCCCTGGTGAAGAGGGAGCCAGCGCATTCATCCCTCCACTGGGTCTCACCACTGTGCCCTGGGTCGATCCCGAGAACCCGGAAGCCCATTACGACTGGGGCGAGTCTTCAGAACCGGCGTCACAGCCTTTGGATGAAGCCAAGGAGACATTGAAGATTGCATACG ATCGCGGATGGTTTGTCCCTGTGCTGGCGGTTGGTGTTGCCGCGATTGGGGTTTACATGGTGGTTCGAAAGTGTCGACTGCAACGCCCTCATGCCTACCCGGTGAAAGAGCGCAGATCATTCGAACCATTGGACGATGCTATCGACGAACGAAAACAGCCGGACGAGATGAGCGACATGCCGTGGTGGCATTGGCGGCGATGGACCGGAGCATCCGACGGACCACACTATTTCCCCTTGAGGGAGCCAGATTCGAGCAGGAACGAAGAT CTTGACCTACAACAAAGTAGTCGCCTGAGATCTATCTCAACGTCGAGCAACTCTCCCGTTCCCACCCCCGCGTTGACGCCGACACATCAACGCACTTTTTCACACTCTAACTCCAAAAATCGGAATGCCCGTCATACCCGGACCACTTCTTGGACATCCGGTCACGACGGAGGCGAACCCTCTCCGCTAGATTTCCCTGCCCAGCAGCGTCGTCGTCGCGAGTCCAATATCTCCCTCGCCGACCTTTCCGAGGGCTCATCGGACCGATACGGCGACGACTCCGACGATAGGATGGCTCTGAGAAACACCTCCTTTGAGCAATCTGGCCATGCCCGCAACCGTTCACAGAGCCACGCCCAGGCCTCCTTCATGCAACCGCAACAGTTTTCCGCCGACCCGCCTCCGCGTCCAGGGCCCGTCACTTGGATGACCCTGCCGCGGAAGAAGCAATTAGCATTGTTAGGGTTATGTCGTGTATTTGATTTTTTGCAGATTGCCTCGTTGCAGGCGTACATGTTCTACCAGCTCAAGTCCTTTGACGAGGGCCTTTCTGACGCAGATGTGTCTACCCAGGCCGGTATCCTCCAAGGTGCCTTTACCGCCGCCCAGTTCGCCACGGCGATTCCCTGGGGTCGCGTGGCGGATGCTGAATGGGGTGGACGGAAGTTCGTCCTTTTAGTTGGTCTTTTGGGGACGGCGGTGTCGTGTCTGGGTGTCGCCTTTGCTACGTCGTTCGCGCAGGCCGTGTTCTGGCGTTCATTCGGCGGTGCCATCAATGGTACGGTGGGTATTATTCGGACCATGATTGCGGAGAacgtcaaggagaagaaatatcaTTCTCGCGCGTTTCTGATTTTACCGATTGGATTTAACATTGCTTCTTTGTTCGGACCTG TTATGGGTGGTATGCTCGCCGATCCGGTGCGCAGTTATCCTGCGTTGTTCGGCCCTAACTCTTCTTTTGGCGGAGCGAATGGTGTACAATGGCTCGAGCGCTATCCTTATGCACTGCCGATGTTGGCCAATGCtgttttcctctcttttgcTGCGTTCTGTGTTGGTATCGGCTTGGAAGAG ACATTGGAAGCGTGCAAAGGCAAACCAGGCTTGGGTGTTTTCACCGCGAGGATCTTCGCCCGCGGTATCCGTGCTGTCGTTCCTTCTTCGTCCCCGTTGTACCAGCGTCTGCCTTTCGCCGATTACGACGAGGAAGGCCCTCTGTTGAGCAATCGCCGCGATCCTACCGAGAGCTACgaactggaagagaaggcggCCAAGCCGCGCCACAAGCGCACGTTGCCTTTCCACAGACTGTGGACGAAGAACGTGCTGTGTACGCTTTTGGCGCAggccttcttcgatttccAGATGGG TGCATTCAACAACCTCTGGCTGCTCTTCCTGTCGTCTCCCCGTTATGATTCCAATGACCCCGCCGCCCCTGCTCAGAGGCTGCCATTCATCTTCACTGGAGGACTGGGTATGTTGCCTCAGAGCGTCGGATTTGCCACGGCTATTCTGGGTGTCATCGGCATGCTCCTCCAGTTCACGGTGTATCCCGCAATCAACAGTCGCCTGGGAACGGCCAAGAGTTATCAGTACTTCTTGACGTTGTTCCCCCTGGCTTATGCGTTTGCCCCGTATATCGCACTTGCCCCGTCCAGCGCACCACCCCCGGGACAGGCCAACGGGCCGTGGGTGTGGTTTTCCATCATTGTTGTCCTTTTCCTGCAAGTCACGGCCCGTACCTTTACGCTACCGACCTCGATCATCTTGCTGAACAACTGCTCGCCACATCCTTCGGTGCTGGGCACCATCCACGGGATCGGCCAGTCGGTGTCCTCCGCCTTCCGTACCATTGGGCCCATCTTTTCCGGGTCGTGGTACGGATACGGTCTAGAGATCGGCACGGTCGGGTTCGCCTGGTGGCTGATCGCCCTGGTGTCCGTGTTCGGATGCGTTGCGGCCATCTTCGTGTACGAGGGATCCGGCCATGAGATTATCCTCCCCGGAGAGGAGGACGAGTTCAATGACCGTCATTAA
- a CDS encoding blue light-inducible protein Bli-3 — protein MSSTINTSKGEQPIDPYKAKSLEDPPLAQKVEDLVDFISEAKFGMLTTKIAGSEYLTSRCMALAGKEHGGIDLLFHINLFSSKTLDINTNPSEVNMSFLDPVSGSWASISGTASIVADKALIEKYYSPTLPAWLGDLGDGVHDGSPSDPRIGVIKLEAKLATYAVATRGIFGKAIETIKSATKGDVPAINSIRELSEQELAECEFLSFIFCSFMGV, from the exons ATGTCCTCTACAATCAACACCAGCAAAGGCGAACAGCCCATCGACCCCTACAAGGCCAAAAGCCTCGAAGACCCGCCCCTGGCCCAAAAGGTCGAAGACCTGGTTGACTTCATTTCCGAGGCCAAATTCGGCATGCTAACAACCAAGATCGCTGGCTCGGAATACTTAACCTCGAGATGCATGGCGTTGGCTGGGAAG GAACACGGCGGCATcgaccttctcttccacatcaacctcttctccAGCAAAACCCTAGATATCAACACGAACCCCAGCGAAGTAAACATGTCCTTCCTAGACCCAGTTAGCGGATCCTGGGCGTCTATTTCGGGAACGGCATCGATCGTTGCCGACAAGGCTCTCATTGAGAAGTATTATTCGCCGACGTTGCCGGCTTGGTTGGGTGATCTTGGTGATGGGGTTCATGATGGCAGTCCGTCGGATCCGAGGATTGGGGTGATCAAGTTGGAGGCGAAGTTGGCGACGTATGCGGTGGCCACGAGGGGTATCTTTGGGAAGGCGATTGAGACGATCAAGAGTGCTACTAAGGGGGATGTGCCGGCTATTAATAGTATCCGGGAGTTGAGTGAGCAGGAGTTGGCTGAGTGTGAGTTTTTATCCtttatcttttgttcttttatgGGGGTTTAA